The genomic segment aataagtctaccaagacatgatctgcttggggaggaaaggtggccaatctctcaaaggagaagggccaagagcattttcctcaatggacttttattgggttcagtttgcacagaatacaggtaaagctcatcaatcattgaaaggatcaaacaatagataacaaacaaagaactctgagggcttattctgagtcagggccagttagctaaagggctataagactttgggaagcaaattcatttcaggcttggacccttatcatttaaattgagggtattagcaaagtaggtttcacaggattttattcattctttcttaggcctgatctctccagggaacctgccctttccagcacagggccccacccacctcttgcattgtttcaggcctaaattgagcaggggaagtaaggcagccaagagattaggagatttcttgcagactgcagaatgaagactcaggctatgtcaaagtcgaggggcgagggtccatcaccccctttttctatagccccccaagtccttccctgtgggcctcttcatgaccatgcctgtcttaggtcatccctcccttgaggaatcttacccatcattggctaactggtcaggctcagggccaagcagggtaaagtaaagtgggcagaggtggagcccctgccagggagataagctttatctccttagtggcttatggtcccaaggtctctctgactcagccttagcctggggggtgggggggtgggggggttacagcttctgaaaccaggcagggcggttcctaACAGAGAGAGTTTAGAGGAGAACCTCTATCTACACAGAACTACTAGAAATAGCTGAAATCCACCTAGACAATTATTTCTCTTCAAAATCCACTTCAGTCAACATAAGCACATGATTTCCTTGGGTGTATGTTACTGTCATCAGAAAATTTAGTTTCCTGTAGCTCTCATGTAGGTCTTTCTGTGATGAAATGCTAGGTATTATTAGCAGCCTATCTGCAATAGCGTTTCCCAAGAACCACTAACAAACATGTTTTGAATGTATAGTAGGTAGATTTCAGAGTGGTCCACTGGACCAACATACCAACACATCAGTGTATCTCCTTCATACAGTACAATTTGATGAAATCTGTAATTTAGCTTATGATCATTGAAGACAAAAAGGAACTTGCATGGAAAAGTGATAAATAGATTCACTGATGGACTATTGACATGAATAAACAGCATGTAGTTATAGGAGATCTATTGTATATAAGAATTTACAGTAGAAAAAAGTCTTTGCAAGTTATCAGTGTCTCTCTTCCTcagaatattataattatatagcaTGAGCTTGAAAAGATAATTTCTATAAGGATATTCAGTTTGAGTTAGGAAGTGAAAGGTTGAGTGTGCTTTTTTGCGagtagaaaaatcttaaaaaagatcagaaagagaatgagaaatattAAAGATAGTCCGAAAAACTATAATATGATCAAGTAAGGCAGCAAGTTATTTCTCCTCCAGATCCAAGATGAATTCATGCTAGGTGGAAAGCAAAGGAGTTTCATTCAGTTAATTAGCAAATAATTGCTGGGCTCTGTCCCAGGAGTACAGACTTTTATAGAGCAAATTAAGGGTGATGTATTTAATGatacttattaaatattaaattagatTCTCagagtgaataaaatatttaaagggccCAGGGGTCTCTCTCTGCAATTATAGaatgtaaaacaatttttattttgtagtctAAATCCTCAGACACTATCATTGCTATGAATAAGCtcatacacaaaaattcatttttacagGATATTTAAGAGTTTCTGTCCTGAGACACTAGTGCTTGTCACCAACCTGACAGGTAGCAGTGGCAATGGATAGTGAGGAAGCACCATAAAAGTTGGTAAGATGAGGTGGACCCTTCAGAGGAAAAATTTAAATCGTGGCGTCTTCATAAACTGGAGTGAAATGCTGAAGGCTGACATACTAAAATCAAACTCCATAGAAAAAAAGAGCCTGTTAAATGTCAACACAGACTTGCTCAACAAATAGCAAAATCTCTAGGTTAAAGACTTTCCTGATTCACTACTGAAGGTATTTAGATGCTTGACTGTTACCTCGATCGCCATCATACATAATACGAAACAGGAATGGGACCTGAGCTGTGTGGCACCAGATCCAGATCCAGAGCCAGGGATGGGTCAGTctgggggaaaatattttaactccAAAAAGTAAGGTATTTTTAATAATGTGACTACCCAAATATCTTTTAAACATGTAGTCTCATCAAGATTGAGCTCTGTGGCCCTAAAGGACACAGGCATTGACTGGATGACTCTTGTCAGGAAACACAACATCAAAGGCTTCCGTTCCATGACGGGGAGGTCCTTCCAAATCTGAGAGCTAATGCAGCAGTGATTCTATATTTTACAGGCAGTGCCGCAGGAAATATGAAGGCAACGAACATGGTTTGGGGCGATGTGTTCATTACAGAGCCATATGTAAATGGCTGCTTCATGAAAAGCTAGACACTGTTGGTGCTTTGCCCACTTCCTCCAAGGCTCCCAAACCTGCTGGCTTTGAGTGCTGATGGATAAAGACTAACAGCTGTTCCTGTTCTCTAGAGACTTGTCCTCTGCCTCACTAGGAAGTTATTCTAACCGTGGCACATCATGCAAATGAATTCCCATTTGTTCTAGGGAAAGTAGTGTTGCCAGGAATGGTGTTGCACATAAGGGACAGGAGAGTTATGTAGGTGAGAGGCTAAATCTACCTTCTGATATATGAGAGGACAGCTTGGAAAATTTGTAGATTATCCAGGTGCTTCTTATTTCCATCTTATTTTGAGTTCAAAATATGGCTCTTCCAAATTGTCACCCTTAAATTTGTACTTAGCACAAAGAGTTTTCAGACACAAAGACATTCAGACTCAAATCATTTCCACAGAGTATCCCTTAAAAATGACTTTCCAAATCCTACTGAGTTTCAGAAAGATGTATGAGCAGAGGGGAGTTCAGGAGGAatttaactgaatttaaaatgtcaaaagccAAAATTTGACCTACGTGGTTGACCACATTGCATATACTCTCATTTTAAAGCCTCACAGTTGGATTAGGCTGCAGGATAAATTTAGGAGACAAAACCCAGACAAGACAGCAGTCCCTGAGATCTGTGTCTCTGCCAGAATAGGAATATTTCTGCTCAATtacaaattattaattattaatcaaTGACTTCACCTTACTATAAGATACttaaagtgaaagattttttACTTGACTTGAATTGTTCTAGCAGCCAGAACTGTGACCTCTGGGTGAGAATGACTAAGAGACAGATGAAAAGCTCACAGTTTGAATTTATTAGCAATTGCActcatttgtgaaaaaaaaatcacttcaagAATACGTATGTTAAATACTGTAATGAGTGATCTCATTTGAAACCAAGGAAAGGTGTCAGGAAATGATCAAGCTTCATCTAAATTTAGTGAGTTTACTTGCTCCAGGATTCAAAAATAACAAAGTCAAATGTAGTTTTGACGGTATATTCTCTTTTGAGATGGAAATCCAAAAGGAGAAAGATAATTTGCAGCATAAATTCCATCTCTTAGATGAAGCTACAATTCTGTTTTCTGTCTGCAATGAAACTGTAGGGATACAAGACACCAGCTCTAGGGGCTCCCATCCTTCCCCTAAAGAGGCCAGGAAACGATATCCCAGCAGCCTAATTATCTACAGCCATAGGGACCCTGGGGAATCATTTTTCTATACAAGTAACTTCACCAATTAATAATGTTAGCAGTCTTCATAAGTatcatattttttggactgtaagacatagtggaccataagacacacctaggttttagagaaggaagataggaaaaaaattttgaagcaaaaaatgtggtcctgcccTTCCCTCTTGTGAACCAGCTCCGCCACCGCCTCAGCAAGCCAGGTAAGTCTACATTTGGACTATGAGACAcactcccatttccctcccaaatctggggggtggggtgggaatgtgcatcttatagtctgaaaaatacagtaatattcaCACTACATTCTACATCAagatccagcagtttcttctccCCTTAATTCCTGATGCCCAGGTAAGTCTCTGGTTACCATGGGAGAATGGAATGGAGATAAATGAATGCAAGATAAAGATGACTGCTCTTCTTGGACTCCTCTTCCTCCATGCAGATGTTGCAAGAAGGTAAATAGAAAACTGAACAAAGCTGTTATTTGTCCCTATGGATTCTGTCCACTGTAACAGATAGCAATATAAAAGTTTGACTTCCTAGAAAATACTGATTCTCAGAAACAAAcaatggttgtgtgtgtgtgtgtgtgtgtgtgtgtgtgtttggtcaTGAGTGGTTACTTGAAGAATCAAGAGAACCAGGCTGCTAGCAAACTTTCTGGTTAGCTCAGAGATAACCAGAATAACTTTCCTATGACACACATATTTTTGaaagaggcaggaagcagagagagactgGTGTTGAGAGTGAGTGTGCAGGGCCGGGTCACCATGATGCCTGTAAGACTGCATTAGGTTTTTCCTTCCTCTAGGTTCTGTTCTTTGTGTTCAGTACGCTTTCTCTCATATCTTTCTATGTGCTATTtctgctctctctttcctctcctttgtgCCTTTTGCCTTTAGTGATTTGGCTAATTCTCAGTTATAGGACAAAACTGTGTTCGTATGTTCTTACCCCAATGCCTATCCTTGAGTGGCTATTTCCTAAAAGCTTGGAACTGATCATTGTTTAAGAACTCCAGTGGGTAAGACAAAGTCAGGACTGATTAGTCAATCATATCCACAGCTGGGGAAAAATTGGAGTCAGGAGGGCCTGATGGTAGCACATATATAGGTATTTGGTGAGTTACTGGGGACTCTTAACTGGACATTGTATGAAAAGACAGTGTGTGGATCAGACAGCTTACATATCAGACAATTATGCATTGCAAAGTATTATTAGCAGGTCAATGCTGTTACATAAATCATTGTAACCATTAGCATACCAGCCAGGCGGGGCATCAGCATATTGataataatgtaattaaattttataaagagTCAGTATGTCAAAATCTGTCATTTCTTCTAGGAGAATTACTGTTCAGTACAGCAGTTGGGAAGATATGCGATGCTAGTGTTGGAGTGAGAGTGCATGCTTGTTTCAATCTGAATGAGTCAATTGAGACACTAGGTCTGAGAGACTGGTAATAGAAACATGAAAGACAAAACATTTCGTGTGAAGTTTTGTGTTGAAACTTGGGTGGTACAGGAAATATATCTGGTACttagggggaaaaggtaaagtGAAGGATAAGATTGTAATAAATCCAGTAAGAGTGTAATGGGTATAAaaaggaggcagtgggagaatgAAAGGATGCAGATGACATACAGTTGAAACTGAGGTGCATGATCAAAAGAGGCAGAAATAATCAGAGGTACCAAGCCAAAGTCACCCAAAATTAGCTGAACCATGGGTATGAATGAAAAACAAGTTTGTATTGTTGTAGCCATTGAAGCTGTATTGGGGTTTTCCATGTGGAAATTTTGTGGCAATAGCTAATGACATAATAACTAACTCACATAAACTAAGTATCAGTGTATTATTAGTAGTAAGATATGAATAATAGCAACTCCTACtgctgtatttttctattactgtGTAATGAATAACCAAAAACAGTGCAGCTTAAATCAACACTCATTTATATTAGCACAGCTCTGTCGGCCAGAAGTTTAGTCAGCTTGAGTGGGTTCTCTTTTTAGGCCCTCTGTTTAAGCCCAAAATgaaagtgatggttgttctgggCTCTTAGATGAAGGGTCTAGAGAAGAATCCATTTCCCAAGTCATACATATTGTTGGCAGAACTCAGTTTCTTGTAGCAGTAAGTCTCAGGTccctgccttttctagaatgtaaTAGAATTAGAATCGTGCCACATGGCGTCTTTTCCCATAGGCTTCTTTCAGTTGGTAAGATCCACATAAGTTTACTTCATgctttttcatggcttgatagtgCTGGGTAATATTCCACTGTTTAGATGTgctacagtttatttttttaaagattttatttatttattttttagagaggggtagggagagagaaagagagcaagcaaaacatcaatgtgtggtggcttctcacacaccccctactggagacctggcctgcaacccaggcatgtgccctaggccAGGAATTAAACTGgaaaccctttgattcacaggccagtactcaaccactgagccacaccacacaGGGCTGATgtgccacagtttatttatccactcatctaatgaaGGACATCTTGTTTGCTTCCAGGTTTTGACATGTGTAGATGtaaattttcaactcctttgtGTAAATACCAAGAAATGCAATTGTGACATTGTATGTAAGAGAATGTTTAGTTTTGTATGAAGCTgctaaactgtcttccaaagtgactgtatccttttgcagtcccaccagcaatgtacgagAGTTCCTcttgctccacattctcacctGTGTTTGGTACTGTCAATAGATGGGATTTTTGACCTTTCCAATAAGTGTGTAAATATCTGTTTTTTTACCACTATATGCCCTGTATTTAGCACAAAACTATGAGATTTTAGTAAGCAAGAAATAACCGATGACTAATAGAGGCAAATCTGATTGCCTTTAGTTAAATTttagtaactgaaaaaaataaaagagtcagTCATTACCGtgttattaacaatagccaagatctggaaacagcccaagtgccaatgagtggataaaaaagctgtggtacattttttttacagcagcatggatgggcctggagagtgttatgctaagtgaaataagaaagtcagagaaagacaagtaccatatgatctacTTATATggggaatccaatgaacaaaataaactgatgacaaaatagaaacaaaggtaCAGATGCAGGGAGCAGACTGACATTTGTCAGAGGGGATGGAttggggaactggatgaaagaaggtgaaggaatttagCAAAGACACAGAGTGGCAATAGCCAgtgggaatggggggtgggggggtggggaaaggaagggaaaataggGATGGAAAGAGATTTTACTAGGAGCCACAgacacacaatgcagtgtgcagatgatgttttgttgagttgtacacctaaaacctgtGCGGTTTTGTGAACCATTGTCACCCTAATaaatccattttttcctttttattgttgtttaattacagctgtcccaattccCCCCCTCACTGCCCTCTCTTGCCCCCTCaactcccatccccaccccattgtccatgtccatgggtcctttatacatgtcacTATAAAGccgattttaaaagaaaatgaagaaaaagtcaCTTTCAAGTTTCCCAATTCTGTATTCTGAAGCCAAATGCAATACTTCCTTGAAGCAGAAAGTTGTAAATTCCATAAAGTTTAGTAATATAAAAATCCCATGAAGTCAGACAATATTTGAAGGGGCTCTGAGTGGGGTGGTCCTGTGGAATCACATAATAATTTAACCACAGAGAGTATTATAATGTGAGATTCAATTCAAATAAAGATGTCACAAACCAGAGAAaccttattttttgttcttaaaagaTCATGAAGTTTGTACCCGTAATGCTTATTTTTGTAGGTACCATcaacttctatttattttaaataagtgaacACATAATATGAATGGTGAATCCAAAATGAAAGGACCAAATTCTTTTCTATGATGTGAAACATGTTTACAATAGAGATGAGAAGAGACTAGAAGACAGAGCTAGAACTAGGACCTTGGATTTCAGTTGAGATCTGGTCAGACATTTGGTTAAGCATTAGCACAGGATTCTGACCAAGATAAGGAGGGATTAGGAAACACTGGAGCTAGAGAACTTGGATGAGAAATTTATGGAGGGTTACAAGATGAGCACAATTCTATACAAAGGctgtgatttcttattttttaatgatatggcaaatataattttatagtctAGAGGTGTATTATCCAATATTGTAGCCTGTGCTTAGCCTGACTTAGAACATTCTACAAGTGTAAACTAAATACTGGATTTTGAAGCATTAgtagattaaaatataaaatacatcattcatgattttatactgattacattggaaatgataatattttggatatagcagattaaataaaatacactatTAAAAGTATCCGTCACTCTCCCTATATTACCTTTGTTAAATGGAACTATTAGAACATGTAAAATCACATGTGTGGCTTAAATTGTATCTCTACTGGACAAGACTAATTTAGAAAGaccttatttttgtttgtttgtttcaacacAGGAGTCCACCATGTGGTCCAATATCAGTGCTGGCCCTTTTCTACTGACTGGCTTCCCAGGTCTGGAGATGTTTCATCCTTGGATTTCCATCGCCTTCTTTGTTATCTATATCTCCATACTCTTTGGCAACGGCACCCTCCTCTTTCTTATCAGAGAAGACCACACTCTTCATGAGCCTATGTACTACTTTCTGGCTATTCTGGGAGCCACAGACCTTGGTGTGACTTTGACAACAATGCCCACCGTGCTTGGTGTTCTGTGGCTGGATCACAGGGATATCAGCCATGGAGCCTGCTATTTCCAGGCCTATCTAATCCATTCACTGTCAATCGTGGAGTCTGGAGTCCTGCTCGTCATGGCCTACGATCGTTTCATTGCCATCCGCAGTCCCCTAAGATACACTTCCATTCTCACCAATGCTAACGTAGTGAAGATAGGACTGGGAGTTCTTATGAGAGGATTTATACTTATTGTGCCCATAATCATCACCCTCTCTAGATTCCCCTACTGCAGATCCCATGTCCTCTCCCATGCCTTCTGCTTGCACCAAGATGTGATCAAACTAGCCTGTGCTGACATTACCTTCAATAGACTCTATCCTATAGCCCTGGTCTCATTAACTGGCTTCTTGGACTCCATGCTTATCCTTATCTCTTATATCCTAATCCTCAAGACTGTTATGGGAATTGCTTCGCGTAAGGAGCAGGCAAAGGCTCTAAACACTTGTGTTTCCCATATTAGCTGTGTTCTGGTTTTTTATGTCACTGTGACTGGGCTAACACTCATTCATCGCTTTGGAAAATATGTGCCCCAGGTCGTGCATATTATCATGAGCTATGTCTACTTTCTCTTTCCCCCATGTATGAATCCAATAATCTATAGTATTAAGACCAAGCAGATCCAGAATGGTATCAATCGCCTTCTCTCTTTCCATAGAACTAGACCCTGATATATTTACTCAGGAGGTTCTCCCCATGGAAATATGAGTTTCTTGGTAGAATGAACTATATGGTGCCAATGTGTCTTAGAATCAAAAGAACTAGCCTTCCCATCATTTAAAAGACACAGGGCTACTTCTCTGATTTTGAGCCTCTTGCCTCATCACATCACCAATGACATTGACCTTAGTTCTTTGGCACTGCTTGGTAGAttgatttgtttctttctgtcattttctgCTCTGGCAGGATCACTTAGCTTAATGGTTACCAATGATACTTCAAGTTATTACAGAGTCTATACAAAGAAATGAGAATGAGATAACTTGAGAGAGTTGCTAGCACTGTGTGGAAACCAGTGGAAATATTAGCTCTGTGCTTTTCAGTGCCTCAGAGGTGATGAAGTGTTTTAGACAACAACCCCTGGTACTGCACGGCATTAGAGTGGATCAGAAATAGATGAGAGTAGGGTATTCAGATGAAGAGAGGTTTTGTGGCCATGAGATGCCAGCATGAATAGATGCCCACCAAGGATTAGTGAGAAGACTTTGAGTTGATAATATCTATTTTCTTCCAACTAATGAGATGAAGACTCCAAATCACCTATAATAAAGTTCCATGTCTTGCACACctgaaattttgttttctgttctgcaATTCATACCCTCTACACATGCTTAATGACAAAGTGATGCAAGTTATAAAAAAGTGATACAAGTTATAATAATATGTTTGCAGaggcaatattttatcttttctcccCTAGAATGAGGGTGTGATAATAAACTGCCTCCAGGAAATagtataattttatagttttgaaataCGTAAGGTATTTAAGGAAAGGTAACTTAGAGCCTCTCATACATTTTATTCCTTGTAGAAGTCAACATGACCAGCATCTGCACATCGGCCATACATGAAGAAAAGTTATGTTTTATTAGTTCATAAAGAGGTAAGGAGGGTTAGGGAGAATTTTGCACTTTAagcaaaattatagaaaatgtgTCCACAAATGAAATGCCAATATATTCAGTCAACAattattccagccctggctggtgtggctcagttggcagGAGGaccatcccataaccaaaaggttgcaggttccatccccagtcggggcacatttgggaggcaaccaattgatgcttctgtcTTGCACTgatgcatcgatgtttctctttctcccttcctctctcttcctctctctctaaaagcaatgaaaacaagtctttgggtgaggatacaaaataaaaaaaggaaaagaaaaattagcccatgacattttttttaatttgagaagaTATATGTCCCTATATGATATCAGGATCCCTGGGGTGATTTTCTATATTCCATAACCAAAagaatttatttagaatttatttctccattgaaaatggttatttacaaaaaaaaaaaacctttgaaaactATTGACTTGGATCTCTCTCACAGTTGTCTGATATCGTTCTTAATTCAcctaattttttctcattttaagtttCCTACTGATTTGATGAGAGAGAACAGTGAGTAGATCAATTGACATGTGTAAT from the Desmodus rotundus isolate HL8 chromosome 5, HLdesRot8A.1, whole genome shotgun sequence genome contains:
- the LOC112317629 gene encoding olfactory receptor 51B2-like isoform X2, which codes for MWSNISAGPFLLTGFPGLEMFHPWISIAFFVIYISILFGNGTLLFLIREDHTLHEPMYYFLAILGATDLGVTLTTMPTVLGVLWLDHRDISHGACYFQAYLIHSLSIVESGVLLVMAYDRFIAIRSPLRYTSILTNANVVKIGLGVLMRGFILIVPIIITLSRFPYCRSHVLSHAFCLHQDVIKLACADITFNRLYPIALVSLTGFLDSMLILISYILILKTVMGIASRKEQAKALNTCVSHISCVLVFYVTVTGLTLIHRFGKYVPQVVHIIMSYVYFLFPPCMNPIIYSIKTKQIQNGINRLLSFHRTRP
- the LOC112317629 gene encoding olfactory receptor 51B2-like isoform X1, with translation MQDKDDCSSWTPLPPCRCCKKESTMWSNISAGPFLLTGFPGLEMFHPWISIAFFVIYISILFGNGTLLFLIREDHTLHEPMYYFLAILGATDLGVTLTTMPTVLGVLWLDHRDISHGACYFQAYLIHSLSIVESGVLLVMAYDRFIAIRSPLRYTSILTNANVVKIGLGVLMRGFILIVPIIITLSRFPYCRSHVLSHAFCLHQDVIKLACADITFNRLYPIALVSLTGFLDSMLILISYILILKTVMGIASRKEQAKALNTCVSHISCVLVFYVTVTGLTLIHRFGKYVPQVVHIIMSYVYFLFPPCMNPIIYSIKTKQIQNGINRLLSFHRTRP